From the genome of Prevotella herbatica, one region includes:
- a CDS encoding DUF4435 domain-containing protein gives MDLKEYITKDYIYNTKFFREQNTLIPVKVLVEGDDDIEFWKKVLSKYNKYNFSIATNKVIDSRGTTTVHNGKDALMKWASLLCENFIICVDADYDLVIDNYHSYTNILRDNKYIINTAYYSIENVLCHPDNLTKIEKELTTIDSSFNYLDFLELLSSSIYDLLLLFVAAKNESIKSQTDSDFTIMDFKRVVNSLKFRNNTYSEDFKAFSDEYHNDNALKLLLGKYKKAMKAADVALCSYNCKDKNAYKLIQGHFLFDRIVFPVLCFICSTIRGCRTQIKDLYYNCTTFDDTMIPDSLERKLNDIYV, from the coding sequence ATGGATTTAAAAGAATATATAACTAAAGATTATATTTATAACACAAAATTCTTCAGAGAACAAAATACTCTAATACCAGTAAAAGTCCTTGTGGAAGGTGATGATGATATCGAATTTTGGAAAAAAGTACTTTCCAAATATAACAAATATAATTTTAGTATTGCAACTAATAAAGTAATAGATAGTAGAGGTACAACTACTGTACATAATGGGAAGGATGCTTTGATGAAATGGGCCTCTCTATTATGTGAGAATTTTATAATATGTGTGGATGCTGATTATGATTTGGTGATAGATAATTATCATTCATATACGAATATACTACGTGATAATAAATATATTATAAATACGGCGTATTACTCTATCGAAAATGTTTTGTGCCATCCTGATAATCTTACAAAAATAGAAAAAGAATTGACCACTATTGATTCCTCTTTTAATTATCTGGATTTCTTAGAGCTGTTGTCTTCTTCTATATATGATTTGCTACTTTTATTTGTAGCGGCAAAAAACGAATCTATTAAAAGTCAAACAGACTCTGATTTTACCATCATGGATTTTAAGAGGGTCGTAAATTCTCTTAAATTCCGCAATAATACTTATAGTGAAGATTTTAAAGCGTTCTCTGATGAATATCATAATGATAATGCATTAAAACTTCTTCTCGGTAAATATAAAAAAGCAATGAAGGCTGCTGATGTTGCTTTATGTAGTTATAATTGTAAAGATAAAAATGCCTACAAGCTGATACAGGGACATTTCTTATTTGATAGGATAGTATTCCCTGTATTATGTTTTATCTGTTCAACTATAAGAGGATGTAGAACGCAGATAAAGGATTTATATTATAATTGTACTACTTTTGATGATACAATGATTCCTGATTCACTTGAGAGGAAACTAAATGATATTTATGTCTAA
- a CDS encoding DNA-binding transcriptional response regulator, with amino-acid sequence MKFLIGLRNNVYADYIGYNLRLLGHDVMVVEGGSDILDMLFRQNWDVVIVGILVNYYNGLEILDKYQKYCHERLKVEDDFVRAKIFIASSFFDKISMQQAMSLGAADYFVMPQDTDELLNNILKK; translated from the coding sequence ATGAAATTTTTGATTGGATTACGCAATAATGTTTATGCTGATTATATTGGCTATAACTTGAGATTGTTGGGACATGATGTCATGGTCGTTGAGGGGGGAAGCGACATTCTAGATATGCTATTTAGACAGAATTGGGATGTTGTTATTGTCGGCATTCTCGTGAATTATTATAATGGTTTGGAGATTTTAGATAAATATCAAAAATATTGCCATGAAAGATTGAAAGTAGAAGATGACTTTGTAAGAGCAAAGATTTTTATAGCTAGTAGTTTTTTTGATAAAATAAGTATGCAGCAGGCTATGTCTTTAGGCGCAGCCGATTATTTTGTTATGCCTCAGGATACAGATGAACTTTTAAATAACATACTAAAAAAATAA
- a CDS encoding type II toxin-antitoxin system HipA family toxin: protein MENNLKVIIWNQEVGRLTWDIRRNRSIFEYNPTFLKNGPDIAPLTASIRNPKSRFPFYGLQNDSIFHGLPAFISDSMPGRWGNTVFAAWAQSKNIKDKNLTPIDKLSFIGQRSMGALEFEPSRQIGTNDDINLDNLYHKAQEILQKREDTVVAGKDISLESLYEVGTSAGGQHTKAIIARNKITGEIRSGQILLPSEYTYYILKFAEKDYYPLTIIEMVYSEMAKLAGITMMPSELIKIDGDYHFLTERYDRKNGKKIHTQTLAAMNPEASSYEDLMDVCDELGLPYKEKEETYRRMVFNILTTNVDAHIQNFSFMMEENGAWHITPAYDMTFSCFNPGNHFDPSHYLSVNGKSMNITHEDLLVFGRKNNLKNPEDIIRNTVNAVTEFRRLSERYSVDSYWIDKIEGHFAEMNPDLLSSLDGYKPSIFNYVQKDYHISIADIQWTEMGNGAWRLTATLNNIPFKKTFSKTSVEAKEIIKFGGIKMSFEHQKEYINKYFIPKYLEIYSSK, encoded by the coding sequence ATGGAAAACAATCTTAAAGTTATCATCTGGAATCAGGAAGTAGGACGGCTCACTTGGGATATCCGACGCAATCGTTCTATTTTTGAGTACAATCCTACATTTCTAAAAAATGGACCGGACATAGCACCGCTTACTGCATCTATACGAAATCCCAAAAGTCGTTTTCCTTTCTATGGACTGCAAAACGATAGTATTTTTCATGGTCTACCAGCTTTCATCAGCGATAGTATGCCTGGCAGATGGGGAAATACAGTATTTGCAGCATGGGCACAATCGAAGAACATTAAGGATAAAAATTTGACACCAATCGATAAACTGTCATTTATCGGACAACGAAGCATGGGAGCTCTCGAATTCGAACCCTCAAGACAGATTGGCACAAACGACGATATCAACTTAGATAATTTATATCATAAAGCTCAGGAAATATTACAAAAGCGCGAAGATACTGTTGTTGCAGGCAAAGACATTTCTTTGGAAAGCTTGTACGAAGTTGGCACTTCAGCTGGTGGGCAACATACCAAAGCCATTATCGCGCGTAACAAAATAACAGGAGAAATCAGATCAGGACAAATTCTGCTGCCTTCTGAATACACCTATTACATCTTAAAATTTGCAGAGAAAGACTATTATCCTTTGACAATAATAGAGATGGTTTATAGCGAAATGGCGAAATTGGCAGGAATAACAATGATGCCCTCAGAGTTGATTAAGATAGATGGAGACTACCACTTTCTTACAGAGCGTTATGACCGTAAGAATGGCAAGAAGATTCATACACAGACTTTGGCTGCAATGAACCCCGAGGCTAGCAGTTATGAAGATTTGATGGACGTTTGTGATGAACTGGGCTTACCTTACAAAGAAAAGGAAGAAACCTACAGACGCATGGTTTTCAATATATTGACAACAAATGTAGATGCTCATATCCAGAATTTTTCATTTATGATGGAAGAGAATGGTGCATGGCATATTACGCCAGCTTATGATATGACATTCTCTTGTTTCAACCCAGGTAATCATTTCGATCCATCACATTATCTTTCAGTCAATGGGAAATCCATGAATATCACCCATGAAGACTTGTTGGTTTTTGGAAGAAAGAATAACCTCAAAAATCCAGAGGATATTATACGCAATACGGTAAATGCAGTAACAGAGTTCAGAAGACTATCCGAAAGATATAGCGTAGACAGTTATTGGATAGATAAGATTGAGGGGCATTTTGCCGAGATGAATCCTGATTTACTGTCATCGTTGGATGGATACAAACCATCTATTTTCAATTATGTTCAAAAAGATTATCATATTTCTATAGCAGATATTCAATGGACAGAAATGGGTAATGGAGCGTGGCGACTGACAGCTACATTGAACAATATCCCATTTAAAAAAACATTTTCAAAGACTTCAGTTGAAGCCAAGGAGATCATTAAGTTTGGAGGTATAAAAATGTCTTTCGAACACCAGAAGGAATACATAAATAAATATTTCATTCCAAAATATTTGGAAATCTATTCAAGCAAATAA
- a CDS encoding AAA family ATPase, whose protein sequence is MKIKELMIEGLFDEYDFHWKLNANTTHDVNILAGRNGSFKSTILDIIYTYIKETQSINKFKDISSLSISFTESYKYTYLRKNEEFNITSGASVTGENTISIPVHDYLATKDHIKIKNDDFRDLVLIDKIATFDRMANGNLLDLKLDKLVSGYGHYLYNLSVEITKTIQKENKIDFNRLNEINKAKDLFVKIINDSFAHSGKKINEKSNELEFITSKEKKIGVKQLSSGEKQYLIIMLTVLLEVNKEYILLMDEPEISLNIEWQETLLENIEKLNPNCQIIMTTHSPGILLNGWGQMVTEMDKITICK, encoded by the coding sequence ATGAAGATAAAAGAACTTATGATAGAAGGACTTTTCGATGAATATGATTTTCATTGGAAATTAAATGCTAATACTACTCACGATGTGAATATATTGGCAGGACGGAATGGTTCTTTTAAATCTACAATATTAGATATCATATATACTTATATAAAAGAAACACAATCCATCAATAAATTTAAGGATATTTCAAGCCTCAGTATTAGCTTTACTGAAAGCTATAAGTATACATATTTGAGAAAGAATGAAGAATTTAACATAACTAGTGGTGCTAGTGTTACTGGAGAAAATACAATTTCTATACCAGTGCATGACTATCTTGCAACAAAGGATCATATTAAAATAAAAAACGATGATTTCAGAGATCTTGTGCTTATTGATAAAATAGCAACATTTGACAGAATGGCGAATGGAAATTTGCTTGACCTGAAACTTGATAAACTTGTAAGTGGATATGGGCATTATCTTTATAATCTATCTGTAGAAATAACAAAAACGATACAGAAAGAGAATAAAATTGATTTTAATAGACTGAACGAAATTAATAAAGCAAAGGATCTTTTTGTGAAAATAATAAATGATTCTTTTGCGCATTCAGGAAAGAAAATCAATGAGAAATCTAATGAGTTGGAATTTATTACAAGTAAGGAAAAGAAGATTGGTGTAAAACAATTGTCTTCCGGAGAAAAGCAATATCTTATTATAATGCTTACCGTATTGTTAGAAGTCAATAAGGAATATATCTTATTAATGGATGAACCAGAGATTTCTTTAAATATAGAGTGGCAAGAGACTCTTTTAGAAAACATAGAAAAACTTAATCCTAATTGTCAGATAATTATGACAACTCATTCTCCAGGTATATTACTTAATGGATGGGGACAGATGGTTACTGAAATGGATAAGATAACGATATGTAAATAA
- a CDS encoding glycosyltransferase family 2 protein, with protein sequence MESNFYIGFWQIINMLFLTYSMAIVIIYTGMSLVSIFHLFHYKTRNVDINYDFLLAAADAAPSVSVIASAYNESATIIPCVRALLNLRYSNYDVIVVNDGSTDDTLEKLKKEFQLEKQSYIINYKIKTKKVRGIYRSENSIFRNLIVVDKENGGKADAMNCGINISYKFYVVCVDVDSILERDSLLKLVKAIIEKKDGNVIGVGASVHVANGCKFENGSIREQLVPKRYFAGMQVVEYLRAFLIGRISLGQTRSLLLISGALGIFKKEAMLKIGGYLTSTIGEDMELVTHIQEYHYDKKIPHLVLYIPDPLLWTEVPETLLSLGRQRTRWTRGLIDTLKLHKRMFLNPKYRSTGLLGYTYFFFFEWMAAIVEMIGYIYFIIALCLGLTIWKTFFLLFVFMYLFGTTFSFLGVFINETSFHVYNKTKDVMRLIFYSLFEAFIYHPCIVFWSLKGNYMYLRGNKSWGTMKRKGF encoded by the coding sequence ATGGAAAGTAATTTTTATATAGGATTTTGGCAAATTATAAATATGCTGTTTCTTACATATTCAATGGCCATCGTGATAATTTATACAGGAATGTCTTTGGTTTCAATTTTTCATCTGTTTCATTATAAAACAAGAAATGTTGATATTAATTATGACTTCCTGCTTGCGGCGGCGGATGCTGCACCGAGTGTAAGCGTAATTGCATCTGCATATAATGAGTCAGCAACGATTATCCCTTGTGTGAGAGCGTTGCTTAATTTAAGATACTCTAATTATGATGTGATTGTGGTTAATGATGGAAGTACAGATGACACTCTTGAAAAATTGAAAAAAGAGTTTCAACTAGAAAAACAAAGTTATATTATAAATTATAAAATCAAAACAAAAAAAGTTCGTGGAATTTATCGTTCTGAAAATAGTATTTTCAGAAATCTGATTGTTGTGGATAAAGAAAATGGAGGTAAAGCTGATGCCATGAATTGTGGAATAAATATTTCATATAAGTTTTATGTTGTTTGTGTTGATGTAGATTCCATCTTAGAGCGTGATTCTTTGTTGAAATTAGTAAAAGCCATTATTGAAAAAAAGGATGGGAATGTAATTGGAGTTGGAGCATCAGTACATGTAGCTAATGGTTGCAAGTTTGAAAACGGAAGTATTAGGGAGCAACTTGTTCCTAAGAGATATTTTGCAGGTATGCAAGTTGTTGAATATTTGCGTGCTTTCTTAATAGGTAGAATTTCTTTGGGACAAACAAGAAGCCTCTTACTTATATCAGGAGCATTGGGAATTTTTAAGAAAGAGGCAATGTTAAAAATAGGTGGATATCTGACGTCTACAATCGGGGAAGATATGGAGCTAGTCACGCATATACAGGAATACCATTATGATAAAAAAATACCTCATTTGGTATTGTATATTCCTGATCCTTTGCTTTGGACGGAAGTTCCTGAGACTCTTCTGTCTCTGGGACGTCAACGGACACGTTGGACACGTGGATTGATTGATACGTTGAAGTTACACAAAAGAATGTTTTTAAATCCAAAATACAGGTCAACAGGTTTATTAGGCTACACTTATTTCTTTTTCTTTGAATGGATGGCTGCTATTGTAGAAATGATAGGTTATATTTATTTCATAATAGCTCTCTGTTTAGGATTGACTATATGGAAAACATTCTTCTTGTTGTTTGTTTTTATGTATTTATTTGGCACTACATTTTCATTTCTTGGTGTTTTTATTAATGAAACTAGTTTTCATGTATATAATAAAACTAAAGATGTAATGAGATTGATTTTTTATTCATTGTTTGAAGCATTCATCTATCATCCATGTATTGTATTTTGGTCGTTGAAAGGTAATTATATGTATCTAAGAGGTAATAAATCATGGGGGACAATGAAGAGAAAAGGATTTTAA
- a CDS encoding YaiO family outer membrane beta-barrel protein: protein MMEFYNKPSRVNWNITSIEGTIKTNIDSTHNITFVPKLNLAQKVPIGDGYFKTVYAQEQLETYLIISKKLSLYALYAYSSSTLFSKHLAIVEGTFLLTNGWNLTGGSKMYYWTKPIFSYTVGLEKYIGNYLITVKPYLAYMHSNCYGSINVGVRRYFKDPKNYIHACFFDGHSAEIVPHLDSEYLLGNNTWGCYMLWQQKLTSSFLLKTVASFRNEQYTNGMNRNIPGFTLGINYIF, encoded by the coding sequence ATGATGGAATTTTATAATAAGCCATCTAGAGTGAACTGGAATATAACTTCAATTGAAGGAACCATAAAAACGAATATCGATAGCACACATAATATTACATTTGTGCCAAAACTAAATTTGGCGCAGAAAGTTCCTATTGGTGATGGCTATTTTAAGACGGTTTATGCTCAAGAGCAATTAGAAACTTATCTGATTATATCTAAAAAGCTATCTCTATATGCTTTATATGCATATTCTTCATCAACTTTGTTTTCTAAACATTTGGCTATAGTAGAAGGTACATTTTTATTAACAAACGGATGGAACCTGACTGGAGGTAGTAAGATGTATTATTGGACAAAACCAATTTTTAGTTATACTGTTGGTCTCGAAAAATACATTGGAAATTACTTGATTACCGTGAAGCCTTATCTGGCTTATATGCATTCTAATTGCTATGGATCAATAAACGTAGGCGTCAGAAGGTATTTCAAAGATCCAAAGAATTATATTCATGCTTGCTTTTTTGATGGACATTCTGCAGAAATAGTCCCCCATTTAGACAGCGAGTATTTATTAGGTAACAACACATGGGGCTGTTATATGCTATGGCAACAAAAACTGACTTCTTCTTTTTTGCTTAAGACTGTTGCATCTTTCAGAAATGAGCAATATACAAACGGAATGAACCGTAACATACCTGGATTTACTCTTGGAATCAATTATATATTTTAA
- a CDS encoding Rossmann-fold NAD(P)-binding domain-containing protein, with protein sequence MKVLIAVSNGFIGKTLIPFLVKKGNEVNVLTRRAMTDVKSIRYYLWDVDQEFMDSKAFNGVNTLANMSGTSIDEKRWTVDRNKRILNSRVKLLNFLLKSIKKSPNKIKVLIYSSALKSYKAVTTDRVLKHNEVGRVLNIISNEHFIMNELFDKMLHAFNRRRLYPNVSEWVVEI encoded by the coding sequence ATGAAAGTATTAATAGCCGTTAGTAATGGGTTTATAGGAAAAACTTTGATTCCTTTTCTTGTAAAGAAGGGAAACGAAGTAAATGTTCTGACCAGAAGGGCAATGACAGATGTGAAAAGCATACGTTATTACTTATGGGATGTAGACCAAGAATTTATGGATTCTAAGGCTTTTAATGGCGTGAATACACTTGCCAATATGTCAGGAACTAGTATTGATGAAAAACGATGGACTGTAGACCGAAATAAAAGAATCCTTAATAGTAGAGTAAAACTATTGAATTTCCTTTTGAAATCAATCAAAAAATCCCCAAACAAAATAAAGGTGTTGATATATTCATCTGCTTTGAAATCTTATAAAGCAGTAACTACTGATAGAGTTTTAAAGCATAACGAGGTTGGCCGCGTATTAAACATTATTTCAAACGAACATTTTATCATGAACGAGTTGTTTGATAAGATGTTACATGCTTTTAATAGAAGAAGATTATACCCAAACGTTTCTGAATGGGTAGTCGAAATATGA
- a CDS encoding TIGR01777 family oxidoreductase, which produces MKILIAGGTGFIGKSLIPFLVKNGHEVNVLTRRNMNDVENIHYFRWDVDKRLIEPKAFDGVNALINMTGANIGEKRWTIDRKNEILNSRVKPLDFLLKAISEYGNRIDVLISSSAVGYYGAVTTNHIFTEEDYNGTDFPAYVCRLWEDEALKFREIADRVVILRKGLVIGKDGGVYQKLAPLAKLGLSVALGSGKQYFPLVYMNDLIRAYNYILEHHEIDGVFNIVGNQNMTMNEFSQKLLDSFGKRKLLPNIPAFIIKMLFMERAEMLLQGSKISNEKFRSTGFEFMY; this is translated from the coding sequence ATGAAAATATTAATTGCCGGTGGTACTGGATTTATAGGAAAGAGCTTGATTCCTTTTCTTGTAAAGAATGGACATGAAGTAAATGTTCTGACCCGACGGAATATGAATGATGTGGAAAACATACATTATTTCCGATGGGATGTAGATAAACGACTTATTGAGCCGAAGGCTTTTGATGGTGTGAATGCTCTCATCAATATGACTGGAGCTAATATTGGTGAAAAACGCTGGACTATAGACCGTAAGAACGAAATCTTAAATAGCAGGGTGAAGCCGTTGGACTTTCTTTTGAAAGCCATCAGTGAATATGGCAACAGAATAGATGTGCTGATTTCTTCTTCTGCTGTGGGATATTATGGAGCAGTAACCACTAATCATATTTTTACTGAAGAGGACTATAACGGTACTGATTTCCCGGCTTATGTATGTAGGTTATGGGAAGATGAAGCGTTGAAGTTCAGAGAGATAGCCGACCGAGTGGTTATTTTACGTAAAGGTCTAGTTATCGGAAAAGATGGAGGAGTATATCAGAAATTAGCACCATTGGCGAAGTTAGGTTTGAGCGTTGCTCTAGGTAGTGGCAAGCAATATTTCCCTTTGGTATATATGAATGATCTAATTCGTGCTTATAATTACATTTTGGAGCATCACGAAATTGACGGTGTCTTCAATATTGTGGGAAATCAAAATATGACCATGAACGAATTCTCCCAAAAACTATTAGACTCTTTTGGTAAAAGAAAGTTGTTGCCAAACATTCCAGCATTCATAATTAAAATGCTATTTATGGAACGAGCTGAAATGTTGCTTCAAGGCTCAAAGATTAGTAATGAAAAGTTTAGAAGTACAGGCTTTGAATTTATGTATTAA
- a CDS encoding TIGR01777 family oxidoreductase yields the protein MKVLIAGGTGFIGRTLFPFLVKKGNEVNVLTRRTMPDKENIHYYQWDVDQGFIDSRAFDGVDALINMTGANIGEKQWTVDRKNEILNSRVKPLDFLLKAIIESGNRIDVLISSSAVGYYGAVTTNHIFTEEDKNGTDFPAYVCRLWEDAALKFRDVADRVVILRKGLVIGPDGEIYQKLKPIAKLGLNVALGNGQQYFPLVCINDLMNVYNHILTHNEIDGVFNIVSNEHLTMNEFSDKMLQSFGRRRLFPNIPAWVLKILFHERAQMLLQGSKVSNGKIISTDFDFWY from the coding sequence ATGAAAGTATTAATTGCTGGTGGTACTGGGTTTATAGGAAGAACTTTGTTTCCTTTTCTTGTAAAGAAAGGAAACGAGGTAAATGTTCTGACCAGAAGAACTATGCCCGATAAGGAAAACATTCATTATTATCAATGGGATGTAGACCAAGGATTCATTGATTCGAGGGCTTTTGATGGTGTAGATGCTCTCATCAATATGACCGGAGCTAATATTGGCGAAAAGCAATGGACTGTAGACCGCAAGAATGAAATCCTGAATAGTAGGGTGAAGCCGTTGGACTTTCTTTTGAAAGCCATTATTGAATCAGGTAATAGAATAGATGTGTTGATTTCTTCATCTGCTGTAGGATATTATGGAGCAGTAACCACTAATCATATTTTTACTGAAGAAGACAAGAACGGTACTGATTTTCCAGCCTATGTTTGTCGGTTGTGGGAAGATGCGGCTTTGAAGTTCAGAGACGTAGCAGACCGAGTTGTCATTTTGCGTAAAGGTTTAGTTATTGGACCAGATGGAGAGATATACCAAAAACTAAAACCAATAGCTAAATTAGGGCTTAATGTTGCATTAGGCAATGGTCAACAATATTTCCCATTGGTATGTATCAATGATTTGATGAATGTTTATAATCATATTTTGACACATAACGAAATTGACGGTGTCTTCAACATTGTTTCAAATGAACATCTTACCATGAACGAATTCTCGGATAAGATGTTGCAATCTTTTGGTAGAAGAAGATTATTCCCAAATATTCCTGCGTGGGTATTAAAAATATTATTCCACGAACGAGCGCAAATGCTACTACAGGGATCTAAAGTTAGCAATGGGAAAATAATAAGTACAGACTTTGACTTTTGGTATTAA
- a CDS encoding helix-turn-helix domain-containing protein, whose amino-acid sequence MYFCHMDELNHINKKSASEVIAALGKRFKEYRLVSRLTQKEVSEKSGVSVLTIRRFELGYSYNITMGNFISMLKAIDFTDGIADIMPEIPVSPYAMAKLEERKPKRIRHGKQS is encoded by the coding sequence ATGTACTTTTGCCACATGGATGAGCTGAACCATATAAACAAGAAATCTGCAAGTGAAGTGATAGCTGCTTTAGGCAAGCGCTTCAAAGAGTATCGATTAGTTTCAAGACTTACGCAGAAAGAGGTCTCAGAGAAATCTGGTGTGAGCGTACTCACTATCAGACGTTTTGAGTTGGGATATTCATACAATATCACAATGGGAAATTTCATCTCAATGCTGAAAGCTATAGATTTTACAGATGGAATCGCAGATATTATGCCAGAGATTCCTGTGTCACCTTATGCGATGGCGAAATTAGAAGAACGTAAACCTAAGAGAATAAGACATGGAAAACAATCTTAA
- a CDS encoding cupin domain-containing protein: MGFTIKNINTINDIATSHGAGIKKVLCSNDEASSNITQIAMSRLKAGEQVEVHVHETMEEHFIIEEGSLEFMIDDKVMTVNAGSYVMVPAGTKHGIKAVTDCKMITVGCAI, from the coding sequence ATGGGATTTACAATCAAAAACATAAATACGATAAATGATATTGCAACATCACACGGTGCTGGAATAAAGAAGGTATTGTGCTCAAATGATGAGGCTTCTAGTAACATTACTCAAATTGCAATGTCTCGCTTGAAGGCGGGTGAACAGGTAGAAGTGCATGTGCATGAAACGATGGAGGAACACTTCATCATTGAAGAAGGCAGTCTTGAATTCATGATTGATGATAAGGTGATGACTGTTAACGCGGGTTCTTATGTTATGGTTCCTGCTGGAACAAAGCATGGGATAAAGGCGGTCACTGACTGTAAAATGATAACGGTGGGGTGCGCTATTTAG